A window of Rhizobium acidisoli contains these coding sequences:
- a CDS encoding sensor histidine kinase, whose product MNWLRRWNARSLASQFFIAGGLISIAAMFLVGLLVTHLIEEAVIYNSGAATALYVDSVVAPLLPDMQTASFLDEGSAQALDETLGQGALGRRLVSFKLWRSDGTILYSNEKELVGKTFAVNDKLRKAFAGSLVARYEIADDPESEKERALGKPLMEIYNPVLQPWSGQAVAVIEFYETAQGLGDSLTNARLRSWAAVAALTAIFFLILAVLVFRVSRTIEAQRKDLKERVNDLSALLAENRGLQRRLQRASQRVAALNETYLRSIGADLHDGPAQHIAYASLRLDSDMLINASTPPEAREKELAWIRSSLAEAMTEIRSICSGLVLPQIEKSSITEIVARVVEAHQHKTETRVETIIDDDGPEPAPAVKICIYRFVQEALNNAYRHGGGIQQTVSAVSHNGHVHVEVSDRGDGFDPMEVRPTSLGLVGLRERIDSLGGSFDVKTGEGGTTVTMTFEPMEVGD is encoded by the coding sequence ATGAATTGGCTTCGCCGCTGGAATGCCCGCTCACTCGCCTCGCAGTTCTTCATCGCGGGTGGTTTGATCTCGATTGCCGCCATGTTCCTGGTGGGCCTTCTCGTCACCCATCTCATCGAGGAGGCAGTCATCTACAATTCCGGTGCTGCGACGGCACTCTATGTCGACAGCGTTGTCGCGCCGCTGCTTCCCGACATGCAAACGGCATCATTCCTGGACGAAGGCAGCGCCCAGGCTCTGGACGAAACGCTTGGTCAGGGCGCGCTCGGCAGGCGGCTTGTTTCGTTCAAGCTGTGGCGAAGCGACGGCACCATTCTCTACTCGAACGAAAAAGAACTTGTGGGAAAGACGTTTGCGGTCAACGACAAGCTTCGAAAAGCCTTCGCAGGCTCTCTCGTTGCGCGCTACGAAATCGCCGACGATCCGGAAAGCGAAAAGGAGCGTGCGCTCGGCAAGCCGCTGATGGAAATCTACAACCCTGTGCTCCAGCCATGGTCCGGACAGGCCGTCGCCGTCATTGAATTCTACGAGACCGCGCAAGGACTAGGCGACAGTCTGACCAATGCCAGGCTCCGGAGCTGGGCCGCCGTCGCCGCTCTGACAGCAATCTTTTTCCTTATTCTCGCCGTCCTGGTGTTTCGGGTCAGCCGCACGATCGAAGCGCAACGGAAAGATCTCAAGGAACGGGTCAACGACCTGTCTGCGCTGCTGGCGGAAAACCGCGGGCTGCAGCGGCGGCTGCAGCGCGCCTCCCAGCGCGTGGCGGCGCTGAACGAAACATATCTGCGGAGCATCGGCGCCGATCTGCACGACGGTCCGGCCCAGCACATTGCCTATGCCTCACTGCGGCTGGACAGCGATATGTTGATCAATGCGTCGACCCCGCCCGAAGCGCGCGAAAAGGAGCTCGCGTGGATACGTTCGAGCCTTGCCGAGGCGATGACCGAGATCCGCAGTATCTGCAGCGGGCTGGTGCTCCCGCAGATCGAGAAGTCCTCGATCACCGAGATCGTCGCCCGTGTGGTCGAAGCGCATCAGCACAAGACCGAAACCCGTGTCGAAACAATTATCGACGACGATGGACCCGAACCCGCGCCTGCCGTAAAGATCTGTATCTATCGCTTCGTTCAGGAAGCCTTGAACAATGCCTATCGCCATGGCGGCGGTATTCAGCAGACCGTAAGCGCCGTCTCGCACAACGGTCATGTTCATGTCGAGGTCAGCGACCGCGGCGATGGCTTCGACCCGATGGAGGTGAGGCCGACAAGCCTCGGCCTGGTCGGGCTGCGCGAACGGATCGACAGTCTGGGAGGATCCTTCGACGTAAAGACGGGCGAAGGAGGGACGACGGTGACCATGACCTTCGAGCCTATGGAAGTGGGAGATTAG
- a CDS encoding class I SAM-dependent methyltransferase has product MTISADIENGAPATSAPPFDEGMAELYQTLLVPILFAPYATEMAIAADQSKPGSVLELAAGTGALTRALRATLDPPTEIVATDLSQAMIDIGAPTVTMSRTHWMHADAQNLPFAPEMFDLVICQFGAMFFPDKVKAYSEAERVLRSKGRFLFSTWDSLSVNDFASCVDECLAGLFPSDPPDFLRRLPYSYFDPGAIKAQMSSAGFKAVTCDRLELTSVAASAQDVAAAFCQGTLLRGEIEWRAPERMSEIVDEVAECVEARHGTRPSGGMSALVVAGRVS; this is encoded by the coding sequence GTGACAATTTCTGCTGACATCGAAAACGGCGCTCCCGCCACCTCTGCCCCACCATTCGATGAAGGTATGGCCGAGCTTTACCAGACCCTCCTGGTGCCGATCCTCTTCGCGCCTTATGCGACCGAGATGGCGATCGCCGCCGACCAGTCGAAACCTGGAAGCGTTCTCGAACTCGCTGCGGGGACGGGCGCCTTGACGCGCGCCCTGCGCGCGACGCTTGATCCGCCAACGGAAATTGTTGCCACCGACCTCAGCCAGGCGATGATCGACATCGGCGCGCCGACGGTGACGATGTCGCGGACCCACTGGATGCACGCCGATGCGCAAAATCTTCCCTTCGCGCCGGAGATGTTCGATCTGGTCATCTGCCAGTTCGGCGCAATGTTCTTTCCCGACAAGGTGAAGGCCTATAGCGAGGCAGAAAGAGTGTTGCGCAGCAAAGGCCGGTTTCTGTTTTCGACGTGGGATTCACTCTCGGTCAACGACTTCGCGAGCTGTGTCGACGAATGCCTGGCAGGTCTCTTCCCATCCGACCCTCCGGATTTTCTCCGGCGCTTGCCATACTCCTACTTCGACCCCGGCGCCATCAAGGCGCAGATGTCGTCGGCTGGATTTAAGGCAGTGACCTGCGACCGGCTCGAATTGACCTCCGTGGCGGCCAGCGCCCAGGACGTCGCAGCCGCATTCTGCCAGGGCACGCTTCTGCGGGGCGAGATCGAATGGCGGGCGCCGGAACGCATGTCCGAAATCGTCGATGAGGTGGCCGAGTGCGTGGAAGCGCGGCACGGAACTCGTCCTAGCGGCGGCATGAGCGCCTTGGTCGTCGCCGGTCGTGTCTCGTAG
- a CDS encoding FecR domain-containing protein, which translates to MSTIFRILIAALILLPTAVFADADDWRVVKATDQVKYTVDRTNWQDLRAGEVVPNRAWVSTGPRGRVQLARGVESITFQPNTLAAICTNESAAMKTQIYQQVGSLDLEIEKRRQPHTSVQTPYLAAVVKGTIFHVTTDRTKASVAVDRGLVQVTSFASGQRSNVAPGQSATVDKKAGMTVAGRLSKPEITSVAPSVAQIPAVGTTSLAGATAEAKSSSSATSKTTNANDDDSSSNGKSNGNSSSNGNSGNGNSGGRGNSGGNGNNGNGNGHSDDSGNSGNGNGNSGNGNGNSGKGDNNGGGKGNGGGNGKGKDK; encoded by the coding sequence ATGTCGACAATTTTTCGAATTCTGATCGCAGCATTGATCTTGCTGCCGACAGCCGTCTTTGCTGATGCCGACGACTGGCGGGTGGTCAAGGCGACAGATCAGGTGAAGTATACCGTCGACAGGACGAACTGGCAGGACCTGCGCGCCGGCGAGGTGGTTCCCAACCGGGCATGGGTCTCCACAGGTCCGCGGGGGCGGGTTCAGCTTGCCAGGGGTGTCGAGAGCATCACGTTTCAGCCAAACACGCTTGCCGCCATCTGCACCAACGAATCCGCTGCGATGAAGACGCAGATCTACCAGCAGGTCGGTTCGCTGGACCTTGAAATCGAGAAGCGGCGCCAGCCGCATACGAGCGTACAGACGCCCTACCTCGCGGCAGTTGTGAAAGGAACGATCTTTCATGTGACGACCGATAGGACGAAGGCGTCCGTCGCCGTGGATCGCGGCCTGGTCCAGGTCACCTCGTTTGCCAGCGGCCAGCGGTCGAATGTGGCGCCGGGTCAGAGCGCGACTGTCGACAAGAAAGCCGGCATGACAGTGGCGGGCCGGTTATCCAAGCCCGAGATCACCTCGGTTGCGCCGTCGGTCGCCCAGATTCCGGCCGTCGGCACCACGAGCCTCGCCGGCGCCACCGCCGAGGCCAAGAGCAGCTCTTCGGCAACGAGCAAGACCACCAACGCGAACGACGATGACAGCAGCAGCAACGGCAAAAGCAACGGAAATTCCAGCAGCAACGGCAACAGCGGAAACGGCAATAGCGGCGGCCGTGGCAATTCCGGCGGAAACGGCAACAACGGCAATGGCAACGGTCATTCCGATGACAGCGGTAACAGTGGGAATGGCAACGGCAATTCCGGCAATGGCAACGGCAACAGCGGCAAGGGCGATAATAACGGCGGTGGCAAAGGTAACGGCGGCGGAAACGGCAAAGGCAAGGACAAGTGA
- a CDS encoding EAL domain-containing protein — translation MRDRAKAAGDHLSNGISTITVRLLLIAVMLALPMAGSSLGLLQGINNSLFAKRFEWAPRTATGNIVFVAIDKHSLDAVGTWPWPRHIYATLLDKLVASGAKDVFLDVDFSAFSGTEEDERLAAALARSGGGVLLPVFRQQEMASSSETAVTRPIPQLLQNAWPAFANVAMDADGIVRRFDLGSQLDGNPTQSAAAALGTIDGSAGSRLIDYSIRPDTVPTFSLSDVLNGSVPAEAIRDRSVVVGASAAELKDIFAVPVYGAIAGPLIHVLAAETLLQNRFLRMVDEVPLELLFAALLIVGVIRSRSTGLVTMMAVALTIVAVGEIGAFLLQWRYAILVGTAVPWLTLLLAWMLALNERVDLGRMLVAIANTEARNTRRLMRRIIADSSDGVVAFDSDLRIVEASESAKAVLRAEIGASLLASTDAAIIDLVRRLVSERDAEPGRVHTALVDFAGKRGSQATHYEASVTISPIEQPNAHPAAARSRFAGCLIIRDITARYDYEERLKTLSELDELTGLLNRREFAYRLATLEGDILVSVLDIERFSSLCATLGRDVGDELLKAVASRLGDAFAGHLLARLDRDHFGIATSMTDARPIEDFANGLLALFEEPLQLRGSAVPISVHVGIASSEDAAPGALLNAAESALDAAKALAGRRWSSFDPSAAVRQARSRRLERDMRDAFRDRQFFLLFQPQIEFASGRLLGAEALIRWNHPEFGLISPAEFIPIAESSGLICEIGRWTLFEACTEAAAWPGELGVAVNVSALQFEQSDIEADVREALSNSGLPPSRLCLELTESAFLGQGGAVIAKMRALREAGVVIALDDFGTGYSSMSYLADLPLDKLKIDQSFVRRMNGSPTVLEIVRAIISLAHGLNLQVVGEGVETELEAEALQRLGCETGQGYLFGRPDEALRMLSKWNVQTRLSA, via the coding sequence GTGAGAGATAGAGCCAAGGCGGCTGGGGATCACCTCTCCAACGGCATCAGCACGATCACGGTTCGGCTTTTGCTGATCGCCGTCATGCTGGCGCTGCCCATGGCCGGATCCAGTCTCGGCCTCCTGCAGGGGATCAACAACAGTCTTTTCGCCAAGCGCTTCGAATGGGCGCCTCGCACCGCCACCGGCAACATCGTCTTCGTTGCAATCGACAAGCACTCCCTCGACGCCGTCGGCACATGGCCCTGGCCGCGGCACATTTACGCGACGCTGCTCGATAAGCTGGTCGCCTCTGGCGCCAAGGACGTCTTCCTCGACGTTGATTTCAGCGCCTTCTCCGGCACCGAGGAGGACGAGCGTCTGGCGGCGGCGCTCGCGAGATCCGGAGGAGGGGTCCTTCTGCCGGTGTTCCGGCAGCAGGAGATGGCGTCATCGTCTGAAACCGCGGTGACAAGGCCGATCCCGCAGCTCCTGCAGAATGCCTGGCCTGCATTCGCCAATGTCGCGATGGATGCAGACGGGATCGTCCGCCGTTTCGATCTGGGAAGCCAGCTCGATGGAAACCCCACCCAATCCGCCGCAGCAGCCCTTGGCACGATAGACGGCAGTGCCGGTTCCCGGCTGATCGACTACTCGATAAGGCCCGACACCGTCCCGACATTCTCCTTGTCCGACGTGCTGAACGGGAGCGTGCCGGCAGAGGCAATCAGAGACCGCTCGGTAGTGGTCGGGGCATCGGCAGCCGAGCTGAAAGACATTTTCGCCGTTCCCGTCTACGGCGCCATCGCCGGCCCGCTTATTCACGTGCTCGCGGCCGAGACGCTGCTCCAGAACCGTTTCCTCAGGATGGTCGATGAGGTTCCGCTGGAACTCTTGTTTGCGGCCCTGCTGATCGTCGGCGTCATCCGCAGCCGTTCAACCGGCCTTGTCACGATGATGGCGGTCGCACTGACCATCGTTGCCGTCGGCGAGATCGGCGCATTCCTGCTACAGTGGCGGTACGCGATCCTTGTCGGAACGGCGGTGCCGTGGTTGACGCTGCTGCTTGCGTGGATGCTCGCCCTGAACGAGCGTGTCGACCTCGGCCGAATGCTTGTCGCCATCGCCAATACCGAGGCTCGAAACACCCGACGCCTGATGAGAAGGATCATCGCCGACAGTTCGGACGGTGTCGTCGCATTCGACAGCGATCTGAGGATCGTCGAGGCGAGCGAATCCGCAAAGGCGGTGCTGCGAGCCGAGATCGGCGCCTCCCTTCTCGCCAGCACCGACGCCGCCATCATCGACCTCGTGCGCAGGCTGGTTTCAGAGCGCGACGCCGAACCGGGTAGGGTGCACACGGCCCTTGTCGACTTCGCAGGCAAAAGGGGTTCGCAGGCGACGCATTACGAGGCATCAGTCACGATTTCGCCCATTGAACAGCCGAATGCGCATCCGGCCGCGGCGCGGTCGCGATTTGCCGGTTGCCTCATCATCCGGGACATCACCGCGCGATACGACTATGAAGAACGGTTGAAGACTCTGTCCGAGCTGGACGAACTCACCGGACTGCTCAATCGCCGGGAATTTGCATATCGGCTGGCAACCCTCGAGGGCGATATCCTCGTCTCCGTGCTGGATATCGAACGTTTCTCCTCGCTTTGCGCCACGCTTGGGCGCGACGTCGGCGACGAACTCCTGAAAGCCGTCGCGTCAAGACTCGGTGATGCATTCGCCGGGCATTTGCTGGCAAGACTGGACCGTGACCATTTTGGCATCGCCACTTCGATGACGGACGCACGTCCGATTGAGGATTTTGCCAATGGTCTTTTGGCGCTGTTCGAGGAGCCTCTGCAGCTCCGCGGTTCGGCCGTGCCGATCTCGGTCCACGTCGGAATAGCCAGCTCGGAAGATGCCGCCCCCGGCGCGCTCCTGAACGCCGCCGAATCCGCGCTTGATGCTGCCAAGGCCCTGGCCGGCCGGCGATGGTCTTCTTTCGATCCTTCCGCTGCCGTTCGCCAGGCCCGGTCACGCCGGCTGGAACGGGACATGCGCGATGCTTTCCGGGACCGGCAGTTCTTCCTGCTGTTCCAGCCGCAGATCGAATTTGCGAGTGGGCGCCTTTTAGGTGCCGAAGCCCTGATCCGATGGAACCATCCCGAGTTCGGTTTGATATCGCCGGCCGAATTCATCCCGATTGCCGAATCCTCCGGCTTGATCTGCGAGATCGGCCGCTGGACGCTGTTCGAGGCCTGCACCGAAGCGGCCGCCTGGCCCGGTGAACTCGGCGTCGCCGTCAACGTCTCGGCACTTCAGTTCGAGCAGTCCGACATCGAGGCCGATGTGAGGGAGGCCTTGTCAAACAGCGGGCTTCCTCCTTCCCGCCTGTGCCTCGAGCTGACGGAGTCGGCTTTCCTCGGCCAAGGCGGAGCCGTGATCGCAAAGATGCGCGCGCTTCGCGAAGCAGGGGTCGTCATTGCCTTGGACGACTTCGGCACCGGCTATTCCTCGATGAGCTACCTTGCCGATCTTCCACTCGACAAGCTTAAGATCGACCAGTCCTTCGTCCGGCGAATGAACGGAAGTCCGACTGTATTGGAGATCGTCCGCGCCATCATTTCGTTGGCGCACGGCTTGAACCTGCAGGTCGTCGGCGAAGGTGTTGAAACCGAGCTGGAGGCCGAAGCGTTGCAACGGCTCGGATGCGAGACGGGGCAGGGCTATCTCTTCGGGAGGCCGGACGAGGCTCTACGCATGCTTTCCAAATGGAATGTCCAGACACGTCTATCGGCCTGA
- a CDS encoding DUF1236 domain-containing protein, which produces MLSKLIVCAATAATLMSGVAFAQSSTVNGAAGGAVTGAIVGGPVGAAVGGVAGAIVGTAIDPPPQKVVTYVREAPAPSARVVVKEKVVVGQPLPETVVVTPIPDDPTYAYAVVNDERVIVEPSSRKVIQVIK; this is translated from the coding sequence ATGCTCTCCAAGCTTATCGTTTGTGCGGCAACTGCCGCGACCCTCATGTCGGGCGTCGCATTCGCCCAGTCCTCGACCGTCAATGGTGCGGCCGGCGGCGCGGTTACCGGAGCGATCGTCGGTGGCCCCGTCGGCGCTGCTGTCGGCGGTGTTGCCGGCGCCATCGTCGGCACCGCGATCGATCCGCCGCCGCAGAAGGTCGTCACCTATGTCCGCGAGGCTCCGGCCCCATCGGCGCGCGTGGTCGTCAAGGAGAAGGTTGTCGTCGGACAGCCGCTGCCGGAGACGGTCGTCGTGACGCCTATTCCGGATGATCCGACATATGCCTATGCGGTGGTCAACGATGAACGTGTCATCGTCGAACCGTCTTCTCGCAAGGTTATCCAGGTCATCAAGTGA
- a CDS encoding DUF1236 domain-containing protein: MKTKILAVLMTALSIGVSPIGISASAQDAPILPKKGAAQNDQSSGGAAQQPEAGGAGASTGQGTQQPSGSDGSSSGASSGTATDGSSGQTATEPGAKTQSGSSDSSKTPKSKQSSTESQKPAASQDSQTSTGTSTGGETQKSGDAAKSSGGSTETQSNSKTNVENNNTSVDSNTKNTTKTETNNTTNVNISVEQQTEIRTVVKDVHVEPVRETNFTVSVGTAIPKKIRLEPLPPRIVEIVPQYKAYRFFILADGRIVIVDPSALTIVYIISA; this comes from the coding sequence ATGAAGACCAAGATACTCGCCGTCCTGATGACGGCACTTTCGATCGGCGTCTCGCCAATCGGCATCTCAGCCTCGGCGCAGGATGCACCGATCCTTCCCAAGAAGGGTGCGGCTCAGAACGACCAGTCCAGCGGCGGTGCCGCGCAGCAGCCGGAAGCGGGCGGCGCGGGCGCATCGACAGGTCAGGGCACGCAGCAGCCTTCAGGCTCTGACGGAAGCTCGTCGGGCGCATCCTCTGGGACCGCCACCGATGGATCCTCGGGTCAGACGGCAACCGAGCCGGGCGCGAAGACGCAGTCCGGAAGCTCTGACAGCTCGAAGACGCCCAAGTCGAAACAGTCCTCGACGGAAAGCCAGAAGCCTGCCGCCAGCCAGGACTCCCAGACATCCACCGGCACCTCGACCGGTGGCGAAACCCAAAAATCCGGCGATGCCGCGAAGTCTTCCGGCGGTTCGACCGAGACCCAGTCCAACAGCAAGACGAACGTCGAGAACAACAACACGTCGGTCGACAGCAACACCAAGAACACCACCAAGACCGAGACCAACAATACGACCAACGTCAACATCTCGGTCGAGCAGCAGACGGAAATCCGGACTGTCGTGAAGGACGTTCATGTCGAGCCGGTTCGTGAGACGAATTTCACGGTCTCGGTCGGCACGGCCATCCCGAAGAAGATCAGGCTCGAGCCGCTGCCGCCGCGGATCGTGGAAATCGTTCCGCAGTACAAGGCCTATCGTTTCTTCATCCTCGCCGACGGTCGGATCGTTATCGTCGATCCCTCTGCGTTGACGATCGTCTACATCATTTCGGCCTAG
- a CDS encoding BA14K family protein encodes MNGLASVAFGIVSSVGACIAVASVASHVAADSEPHALQNLAEPDLWTTGPVKVEPHQQGYERIAPVYSSYVTEAPAVMTARAKPDPIGSSTEPLVPQPKFSAEHLAWCAQRYRSFDPATNSYRSYSGEIRACSSPHQPDVAAADEGAGTTVNAQAAAWCAARYRSYRPEDNTYQPWDGPRRNCDASVLVATSN; translated from the coding sequence ATGAATGGCCTCGCATCTGTCGCCTTCGGCATCGTCAGCTCGGTCGGGGCCTGCATAGCCGTCGCATCCGTTGCCTCCCACGTCGCGGCGGATTCCGAGCCGCATGCCTTACAGAACCTCGCCGAGCCCGATCTTTGGACGACAGGGCCGGTCAAAGTCGAGCCTCATCAGCAGGGCTATGAACGGATTGCGCCCGTCTATTCCAGCTATGTCACCGAGGCGCCGGCCGTCATGACGGCAAGGGCGAAGCCGGATCCCATCGGCTCGTCAACCGAACCCTTGGTGCCGCAACCAAAGTTTTCGGCCGAACACCTTGCCTGGTGCGCGCAACGTTACCGCTCCTTCGATCCTGCGACCAACAGCTATCGATCCTACAGTGGCGAAATCCGCGCCTGCTCTTCGCCGCACCAGCCTGATGTCGCCGCGGCCGATGAAGGCGCGGGCACGACAGTCAATGCACAGGCGGCGGCCTGGTGCGCCGCTCGCTACAGGTCGTATCGGCCTGAAGACAATACATATCAGCCGTGGGACGGCCCGCGGCGCAATTGCGACGCATCTGTGCTCGTGGCGACGAGCAATTGA